A single region of the Deinococcus fonticola genome encodes:
- a CDS encoding AAA family ATPase produces the protein MKDIPEAQALQQSFLERGYVASPALSTALRLVEALGKPLLLEGPAGVGKTEAAKTLAAVLGTPLIRLQCYEGLDAQSALYEWNYARQLLHIRAAEALNQDIDDAALYSEKFLMRRPLLQAISQPTPPVLLIDEVDRADDAFEAFLLELLAEWQVTVPELGTLQAVSRPHVLLTSNRSRELSDALRRRCLYQWVEYPTRAAELEIVQARLPGISQNLARQVTDAVHTLRELPLSKPPGVAETLDWAQALVVLHRDHLDLDALRTTLGTVLKLREDWQLAQPVLEKQVSR, from the coding sequence ATGAAAGACATTCCGGAAGCGCAGGCCCTCCAGCAGTCATTCCTTGAACGCGGCTACGTGGCGTCGCCCGCGTTGAGCACGGCACTGCGGCTGGTGGAGGCCCTGGGCAAACCGCTGCTGCTCGAAGGCCCGGCCGGCGTAGGCAAGACTGAAGCGGCCAAGACGCTGGCGGCGGTGCTGGGAACGCCGCTGATTCGCCTGCAGTGCTACGAGGGGCTGGACGCGCAATCGGCTCTGTACGAGTGGAATTACGCCCGGCAACTGCTGCACATCCGCGCCGCCGAGGCCCTGAACCAGGACATCGATGACGCCGCGCTCTACAGCGAGAAATTCCTGATGCGCCGGCCGCTGTTGCAGGCCATCAGCCAGCCCACGCCGCCAGTGCTGCTGATCGACGAGGTCGACCGCGCCGACGACGCCTTTGAGGCGTTCTTGCTGGAACTGCTGGCCGAGTGGCAGGTGACCGTGCCGGAACTGGGCACCCTCCAGGCCGTGTCGCGCCCGCACGTCCTGCTGACCAGCAACCGCTCGCGTGAACTGAGTGACGCGCTGCGCCGCCGCTGCCTGTACCAGTGGGTCGAGTACCCCACCCGCGCCGCCGAACTGGAGATCGTGCAGGCCAGGCTGCCCGGCATCAGCCAGAACCTGGCGCGGCAGGTCACCGACGCCGTACATACGCTGCGCGAGCTGCCGCTGAGTAAACCGCCGGGCGTGGCCGAAACGCTGGACTGGGCGCAGGCCCTGGTGGTGCTGCACCGCGATCACCTTGACCTGGACGCCCTGCGCACCACGCTGGGCACCGTGCTGAAACTCCGCGAGGACTGGCAACTGGCGCAGCCCGTGCTGGAGAAACAAGTCTCCCGCTGA